The sequence AGACCTTTGTCCATGCCGGGAGTGTAGGAGAGGAGGCAAGCGACGGCTGTCTCAAAGAAGAGACCGAAAGTGAGAACGTGATTGCGCATGCCCTGCTGGAACAGCGAATTGCGTCTGGTTTTGCAAATGATCAAATCGGCCCATTGGACGACTACGATCGCAACGAAGAAGGCCGTGTGGCAAGTGTACTCTAATTGCTTTCGGTTATCGTAagtctaataaaatatttcaaaataggGATTATTCAAATAACCCGTTTAATTATATACACGAATTACCCATTCTTGTCCGTAAGAATCTGGGAGATCGTTGATGGCCTTCGAGTCCCATTGTCTACGGATGCCAAAGAGATACTTCGGCCAGAAACCGTTTTCGGCCATGATCACAAAGTAGGTGAAGAAACCAGCCGACGCTTGCATCATACCAACTTGACCGTAAGCCATGGAAATCAACCTATTATGCAtagtaatttaaaatattgtaaaataaaaaaaaaatattaatgaatagtagataaaataataaattattataaatatGATTATTACCTATCGTTAACGAGTTTATCTGTCTTAGGGTTACGTGGGCGTCGCTTCATGATGTCTGCTTCGGCCTTTTCGTAAGCCAGTGAGATGGCTGGAACCTATTTCGGTAATTAATTCATCAGTTTTTGCCCCGTTTTCATTTCCATAATCAAGAAGCTATAAAATACCATGTCGGTTCCGAGATCGATGCAGAGAATTGTAACGGTACCCAGAGGAAGAGGAATATCGGCTAAAATGAAGATTAAGAACGGCGAGATTTCAGGGATGTTAGAAGTTAAAGTGTACGCGatggattttttcaaattgtcgaAAATCAGCCGGCCTTCTTCGACTCCAGTTACGATCGAAGCAAAATTATCGTCGAGCAAAATCATGTCGGCGGCTTGTTTAGAGACATCAGAGCCAGCAATACCCATGGCCACACCTTAAAACAAACAcccaataattaatttttatccgcgggatttttaaaatcaagttAGACTTACCGATATCAGCTTTCTTCAAGGCTGGCGAATCGTTAACACCATCGCCTGTGACGGCCACAATGGCACCGGCACGTTGGCAACCTTCGACGATGATGAGCTTTTGTTGGGGAGAGGTACGAGCGAAAACGATTTCGGAATGATGACATAGGACCTTGTCGAGTTCATCGGCACTCATATCACGCAAATCTGAACCGGTGATAACAGCGGCAGTGGCGTCGCGATAGTTAACCTTATTTAGCGGCACATTCAAACGGACGGCGAGCTCCTCAGCTGTCTCACTGTCGTGGGAAATAATTCCGACGGATCGTGCAATAGCCTTGGCAGTGATCGGGTGATCACCAGTAACCATGATAACTGAAACATTATTGATCGGTTTGTAAGTTTTTAGTTCAATTTGCGTGTAAAAATTAGGACTTCAAAAGCGGAAGCGTTGCAATACCTTTGATTCCGGCTGAACGGCATTTGGCTACGGCGTCGGGAACAGCAGCTCTGGGCGGATCAATCATGGAAATTAATCCGACAAAACGGAGTCCACTAATGGGAAAGTTGACCTCATCAACGTCGAAATGGTATCCTTTAGAAAATTGGTCGAGTGGCAAATGTAGATCGCAGAAACCAAGAACACGTTCGCCCAATCCGCCAAGATCCATGTAGGCCGAGTTAAAAGcttctttcatttcattatccATCGGTCTGTCCTGTCCGTTAATGTAAATGGTCGTGCAAAGATCAAGGATTCTCTCCGGAGCGCCTTTCATGGCCAAGAAATACCGGCCATCTTTCTTGTCTTCGTTCTCGTGAATGGACACTTGATacttgttcattgaattgaatggaatttcGCAAACTTTTGCATTTCGTGCCCGGATGGCCATAGCTTCGCCAGTGGCTAATTGGACACATTTGAGCAAAGCGGCTTCGGAAGCGTCTCCGTTAACATCACGTTGCATAACGGAAACTCCTTGTTGTCCGCTTGCGAATTCAGCTCGACTGCACAGACAAGCGACACGGGACAAAGCTTTCCAACCGGAACTCGTCTTGTCGTATTGGGCACCTTCAAATTTTTAGTAATTAATAGTTTGCGTAATTTTTACCGGCttggaaaatttgaataaataccGGATTGATTTTCGGTGGTGTCGGCTTCGATGATTTTGTTGTCGAACCACATGTGAGAGACTGTCATGCGGTTTTGTGTCAGAGTTCCGGTTTTGTCTGAGCAAATAGTCGAAGTGGATCCCAGGGTCTCGACGGCTTCCAAGTTCTTGACCAAACAATTCTTCTTAGCCATGCGCTTGGCCGTCAGTGTTAGACAGACAGTGACAGTTGCCAACAGTCCCTCAGGTACGTTAGCTACGATGATACCGATCAAAAAGATAACAGCTTCGAGCCAATTGTAACCCAAAACCAAAgcgatgatgaaaaaagacacgCCCAAAAACACGGCTACTCCGGTGATAATGTGGATGAAATGCTCGATCTCGCGAGCAATTGGAGTTTTGCCCGTCTCCAAACCGGAAGCCAATCCAGCGATACGACCCATCACGGTGTTGTCTCCGATGTTGACTACGATTCCCCGAGCAGTTCCTGCATTTGCACAATAGCATCTAGAgagaacttttattttgtattataaGTTTTAATTACCTTCAACTGCGTTGGTCGAAAAGAAAGCtaaatttttggtttctaGAGGGTTGTCATTGGTGAATTCAGGACTGCGGCTTTGGGGTTCGGATTCTCCCGTTAGTGAAGAGTTATCGACTTTGAATTGATGTCCTTCCAAGACACGGATGTCGGCCGGAATGCGGTCACCAAATTTGACTTCCACCAAATCACCAACAGTGAGCTGTTCAGCCTTCATGGTAACTTTTTGTCCATCGCGGATGACCAAAGCGAATTGAGGGACCAAATTCTTAAACGACTCCATGATTTTGctactctttctctcttgtagGTACGAGAAGACACCCGTCACAACTACGACAGTCGTCAGTACGATACCCAGGTACAACTAGAAATTGAATATGAGAGATTGCTTAGCTATTAGATTTTATTAATATGGTGTCGTGATTGTATAAGTAACTCACATTATCACCGAGAATATCGGGATTCTTGCTGAATTCAATAGTGTAGGCAATATAGCAGAGGACGGCACCGATCCACAAGAGCATTGAGAAACCACCGAAGAGCTGGTTGCAGAATTTGACCCATTCCGGAGTTGTCTTGGGAGGCGTCAGGGCATTAGGACCATCACGTTCGTAGTTGGATTTGGCTTGAGCCGAAGTCAGACCCTGTTTACAAATtcaataacaaaatatttgattCTCTGTGGTGTTTTCAATAACCATTCACCGTCGTTCTCACGATTATACAACTCGGTAGTCTATTAGTTCCGATAATGCGACTTGACTTTTAAATACGGAAAGATGCCCCCTGGCTGCATCTATCCGGTTTCTTTCAGGTTCGATTCGTAAATTCTGTATGCTAACCGCGCTCACCATAATTTACCGATTAACCAACGGATTTTTTTGACTGATTGGAAACTTAAAATGAATATCGAATAGGTTTTCAATGTTTCGAGTGCTGATTTTTCAATGCAACAATAAATCGACAAAATCTCCCACAACCCCTCTTCTGAGAAAATCTCCCACTTGCAAATTACAGTTTATCTTTTTGTCAGTTTTCGCATGAAAAGCTCAATATGtttctaataaaataaaaatgatgtaACATCCAAACTTTACCTTAACGGGATCGCATTTCATACGACGGTAGAGATCTTCGAGGGGAATACGGTGCTCATCCAACTCCAATTCACGTTTCAGCAGCTCTAAATCTTTGGTGCCCTTTTTAGCTGGTGCCATTCTTGACTCTTAATTCAGGCTATGCCCATaagattaaaaagaaaactgtgaTTCTTTAACCTGACTGAACCCGAAATCAATTTGTAAGAAAACGACAAGAATAAATGGTGAAGGTAAAATATGTTACCTGGAGCCGGAAGAACGAGTGTCGCTCAGAAGCGATGCCTTTTCTGCCTGAAGGATGTTTGAACAAGGACAGCTGAATATATCGGCTTGGAGAGACCCACGTTGACGGTTCAACATGCATTAATCTGGTAAATTTCTCATTCCAGACATCAACTCACTATCCGAATAGGTGATACTGTACTTTTGCTGCAGTAGATTGTTTATTAAATCGCCTTGTCGTTCGGCGACGTGATCGGAAAACCAGGAACTACACGATCTTAGAGGGGATAGAAAAAGGTTGCTGATTTGCGTCACTCATATACGGTCGCCATTCCGTCCAGAACTGACTGGAACTCAATGCAGCTGCTTCCCACGCTTTCTCTGTACGCGTTTGAACCAGTTACGAAATTGAATAGCCCGACATTCTAATGGGAAGTGAATCTAGGTATCCACTATCCAGTTATATTCTATATACTGAAGTGTTATACTGCATCAAGCCGGAGGAATGCGGATCTAAGCGTTATTGGTAATCTAGGTCTAATTGAGGTTCTAGGTTGtcattttgtcaataacttaCCGTGAACGAGTCGACTGAATGCTTCAGTTATCCTAGGAAGTTCTTTTTGGAATTTTCATTAGTATGAACAATTtggaaaatttataaaaagttacgatacattttattttaatggtgTATGTTAGTGTTAGCCGCCAGATGGGTGTTGTGAGTCAATTGATGCAGACGACTCTGTCTGTCAGCtgacaaacaaaagaatacaaTTTACCTATTTTACTAATTACTAGAACGTTATGTCACAGATAAAGACGACGTCGTCTTTATCTATTGTTATGTTGtaagaaatttgtaaaaagaaGTCTTCATTTTAATGTGGCTTCGAACTCCAATTCCAGCTGTTTCATGCTAAATACTCCTCGAGGATGCTAAAAAATGGctcttaatatttttttaacataaTATCATGATAATATCTTACATGGATATTActtgttcaaattcaaatgctaTTTTTCTAATAGCACTAGCTCTATATcctatttggaaaaaatcaagTTTATTGTGTGCTGCTGTCATTCATTCAAGGTGGCCTTCTACAACCAGTACCAACCACAACAAATCAAGTCGTACATTAAATTGGTAAATATTCTTATattcttgaaattttggacTGAGTGTTGAAACGAGTTATTTCTGGgtaaaattcaaacattttttgtcgAGGAAAGTCTTTACAGTCACATTTTTATAATGATGtaacaaattatttaaattactgATCACAAAAACacgtaaattttattttcggcTCGCTTGTTTGGGGAAAGTGAAcctatttgtttttgtctccTTGTAGCAAATTAGCAATATACATATTAGCTAGTAGTAGGTCTCTTGATCTAGCCAGCCGCCTGGATGGTGTCGAATGATTAATTTACGGAGCTCGTCGTAtacgaaaatcaaaattgagaATGGCATGGCCGGTACCCACCAGTTCAATCTGAAATGCAAAGGGAAATTGTTTCGATGATCAATGATGATGCGAGAAAGTTTAAAGCATATCCAAACTTACTTGAGTGGGTACATTCGGAGACCCTGATCCATGCCGGGAGTATAGGAAAGGAGGCAAGCGACGCCCGTTTCAAACAAAAGGCCGAAAGTTAGAGCTTGATTGCGCATTCCTTGCTTGAATAGCGAATTGAGTCTGGTTTTGCAAATGATCAAATCGGCCCACTGGACGACGACAATCGAAATGAAGAATGCCGTGTGGCAGGTGTATTCCAATTGCTTTCGGCTATCGTAAGTCTATAAGTAATTCATCGTAAagatagaaaaataattttattagaaaaatttattttgggctAATTACTATTAGTTAGATTATCAGGTAATATTACGCTGACGTTACTTATGAAGTCCCTGAATTATAATTAACTTACTCAAAGCTGATGTTTTACTGCGGTATATACGCTATTTAGTAATAACCTCtagccaaaaaataatataggTTGCTACTAATACTATAGTTACCCATTCCTGTCCGTAGGAATCTGGGAGATCGTTGATGGCTTTCGAGTCCCATTGCTTGCGGAGACCGAAAAGATACTTCGGCCAGAAGCCGTTCTCAGCCATAATGacaaaataagtaaaaaaaccAGCCGAAGCTTGCATCATACCAATCTGGCCGTAAGCCATGGAAATTAatctaagtatttgaaattCCAAATTTCCATTATTGTAAATatgaagaaattaattttctgtttgtttttatttacctATCGTTGACGAGTTTGTCTGTCTGGGGGTTACGTGGACGTCTTTTCATTATGTCAGATTCTGCTTTTTCGTAAGCCAGTGAGATAGCTGGaacctgttttatttttaaagtgaaTCATTAGTAAACGCTACAATTGTTGATAATGATCAACCTATAGATACCATGTCTGTTCCAAGATCGATACAGAGAATCGCAACGGTGCCAAGCGGCAACGGAATTTCGGCTAAAATAAATACTAGAAATGGAGAAATTTCCGGAATGTTGGATGTCAGTGTGTAAGCGATGGATTTCTTCAAGTTATCAAAAATAAGCCGGCCTTCTTCGACACCAGTGACAATAGAAGCGAAATTGTCATCTAATAAAATCATGTCAGCGGCTTGTTTGGAAACATCCGAACCAGCAATACCCATGGCCACGCCTAtagtataatttaaaaaaataataataataatgattaaGAATTCATTACACCTAAGGTAATAAAGTGAGTCCTTGCCAATATCGGCTTTCTTTAAGGCTGGCGAATCGTTTACTCCGTCTCCTGTGACGGCCACAATGGCACCGGCACGTTGGCAACCCTCGACGATGATGAGCTTTTGTTGGGGGGACGTTCGGGCAAACACGATTTCGGGATAATGTCGCAAGACAAAGTCAAGCTCATCTGAACTCATGTTACGCAACTCTGAACCTCCGATGACGGCAGCAGTAGCGTCACGTGCGTCAACCATATTTACTGGCAAATTTAAACGAGCGGCAATATCTTCGACAGTCTCATTGTCTTGTGAAATAATTCCGACGGAGCGAGCGATGGCTTTTGCTGTGATCGGGTGATCACCAGTGACCATAATGACTGAAATTTATTGACAGATTAGTTATTATTTTAGTAAATTCtattgtatcaaattttggagTTAAGAAATTTTGTGAAAGGATCATTGTAATTAATACCTTTAATTCCAGCAGAACGGCATTTGGCCACGGCATCGGGGACTGCAGCTCGAGGTGGATCAATCATGGAAATGAGGCCGACAAAACGAAGTCCACTGATGGGGAAATTAACTTCATCAGCGTCAAATTTGTAGCCTTTTGGATACTTATCAAGTGGTAAGTGGAAATCGCAGAAACCCAAAACCCGTTCACCCAATCCACCGAGCTCCATATAGGCCAAGTTAAAAgcttctttcattttgttaTTCATGGGCCTTTCCTGCCCGTTAATGTAAATGGTCGAGCAGAGATCAAGGATCCTCTCCGGAGCTCCTTTCATGCCCAAAAAATATCGGCCatctttcttgttttcgttCTGGTGAATAGAAACTTGATacttgttcattgaattgaatggaatttcGCAAACTTTTGCATTTCGTGCCCGGATGGACATAGCTTCACCAGTAGCGAATTGAACACATTTGAGCAAAGCGGCCTCAGAGGCGTCTCCGTTAACGTTACGTTGCATAACAGGAACACCTTGTTGTCCACTTGCAAATTCGGCTCGACTGCATAGGCATGCGATGCGACACAAGGCCTTCCAACCGGGACTCGACTTATCGTATTGGATTCCTAGAAATTGTCATAATCAAATTTGGATGAATTTCACTCAAAGTTAGTATCGATTCTCCAAATACCTAATGATTGATTTTCGGTGGTGTCGCTTTCGATGATTTTGTTGTCGAACCACATGTGAGAGACCATCATGCGGTTTTGTGTCAGAGTTCCGGTTTTGTCAGAGCAAATAGTCGAAGTGGAGCCAAGGGTTTCAATGGCTTCCAAATTCTTGACCAAGCAGTTCTTCATGGCCATACGTTTAGCTGTCAGTGTCAAGCAGACAGTGACGGTGGCCAACAACCCTTCAGGTACGTTAGCTACGATGATACCAATCAGAAACATAACAGCCTCAAGCCAGTTGTACCCTAAAAACAAGGCGATGATGAAGAAAGACACGCCCAAGAACACAGCTACTCCAGTAATGATGTGGATGAAATGTTCAATCTCGCGAGCAATCGGAGTTCGGCCCGTTTCTACAGTGGAAGCCAATCCAGCGATACGACCCATCACCGTGTTGTCCCCAATACTAATCACAATTCCTCTAGCGGTACCTGATGTGTTTGGAATATATCATTTGTGAGATCCCATTATTCTTGATGTTACGAAAAGTGTTTTAAATATTACCATAGACTGCGTTAGTTGAAAAGAAagccaaattttttgtttctagtgGATTGTCGCTGGTGTATTCAGGACCGCGACTTTGGGGTTCCGATTCCCCTGTTAGTGAAGAATTGTCGACTTTGAATTGATGAGCCCCCAAGATGCGGATGTCAGCTGGAATGCGGTTACCAGCTCTGACTTCCACTAGATCACCGACTGTGAGTTGTTCGGCTTTGATGGTTATTCTTTGGCCATTACGAACGACAAGTGCAAACTGAGGGacgaaatttttgaaagattccatgattttgttacttttcctttcttgAAGGTAAGAGAAGACGCCCGTCACTACTACGACGACCGTCAGTACAATACCCAGGTACAActagaaattgaaaatgaacgaATTACTAAGCGAATATAGGATTCATTTATGCAGTGTTTTCATGAATGATAAACCACTCACGTTATCACTGAGAGTTTCGGGATTTTTGGCGACTTCAATAGTGTAGGCAACATAGCAAAGGATGGCACCGATCCACAAGAGCATTGAGAAACCGCCGAAGAGTTGGTTGCAGAATTTCACCCATTCCGGCGTTGTCTTGGGAGGTGTCAGGGCATTGGGACCATCACGTTTATAGTTATATTTCGCTTGAGCTGTTGTCAGACCCTATTTATTAAATCAGTAATAAAATCATGATTGATTAGGCATATTCTACATGGGATCAACAATAACTATTCGCCGTTATTCTCACGATTATACAAACCGGTGGTCAATTGGAAATGATGCACGACATGATTTCGAAATAATCGCACATGAAAGTTGATGCGACCCTAATGGAACCTATCCGGTTATCTTTCAGATCGAATCCCCACATTTCGTATGCTTTCCTTGCTCCACTATAATTAACCGATTTATCTCGCGGCAGACGGTTGGAAAACTTCAAACACTGAATATTGGAAGGTGTTCAAACTCCAAAGAATCCTTATTGACAACTATATGCTTAAACTTAACGTTTCGCTTATCACATCaaagttataaaaataaattcctatTATAAGAGTTTAGATGatgatttttaagaaaaaagttaaagctTCACCTTGAGGGGATCACATTTCATGCGACGGTAGAGATCTTGGACGGGTATCCGATGCTCGTCTACTTCTATTTCACGTTTCAATTCGTTCAAATTAGTTTTGCCCTTTCTAAATGGCGTCATTTTGAACTCGACTTCGAGCTGTATACACATATGGTTAAAGGAACTTCTTTAGTTTGACTGTTAAACTAAAATCAACTTTGAGAACACGAGCAAGATAAAtcgtggagttgaaaaaataaataacctgGAGCCGAAGAAAGAGTGTCGTTCAGAAGTGATGCGTTTTTAGCTTGAAGGGTATCTGAACAAGGACAGCTGAATATATCAACTCGGAGAGACTCTCGCTCGTTTGGTGGTTGAACACATTATTGGCCAGATAAATCTCTCATTCTAGACGTCTACTCGTAGAGTGGACGATATCGAACTTTTGGTGTGGTGTACCGGATTGTTTGTTAAATCGGAACGTTATTCGGCGACGTGATCGGAAAACAAGGAACTACTTgatgggaaataaaaatatttccatcTGCGTCACTCATACGGTCGCCTTTGCGTCCAGAACTGACTGGAACTCAATGAAGAGGCAACTCACGTTTCTCTGTACGCAGTAAAAACCAGTTACGAAACTCCAATAGCCCCCAACCGTAGCTAGGTAACCTCCTGATACAACGTGGTTCaacattatattattattatagaagGATAGATGGGAATAGTTAAACAGTATAATAAGTACAGCCAGAGAAATAGTTGCAAAGTTATTATGGCAAATGGTAACTGGTTttacctttatttatttttctttccttgtatGCTATAATTTAATTCACCATCCTTGGCCGTTTTGGGCTCCCATAATCTAATACCTAAATTCCATACTGTTTATTTGCTtcaatttcagaaaatttatttgaaataaaaattgtcaatagagtagttggacatcctgcgttgtgcattctccgcaaatgcgaaaatctcGTTTGTGTCCAACTCGGtctgtgtcgcctacagcgtcttatgggaaaaccaacttctcctcggtaaaaaaattgttttcttatctatgactctgattttccccccttttcttcctaacagtgaatactttattcatttctctattacctaatttttatttctatccccaattcaatctggttaatttttaattaatttttgtttgtgactggtttttttgttcgtctcctgtagcagacgtttctagacagaatcgaccacgctacgaacgaaattcttctgctacaggagacaacaaaaaaaccagtcacaaacaaaaattaattaaaaattaaccagatggaattggggatagaaataaaaattaggtaatagagaaatgaataaagtattcactgttaggaagaaaaggggggaaaatcagagtcatagataagaaaacaactgttttaacgggaagaagttggtttttccataagacgctgtaggcgacacagatcaagttggacacaaatgagattttcgaatttgcggagaatgcgcaacgcaggatgtccaactactccattgtatagaaaatgaaaaatttatttaaaaaaagtggcgATTTACATCGGCCACCAGATGGGAGTTGTGTCAATTAATCGATGCAGACGACGTTGTTTGTCTTTTGTCACTTGTCACACAACACAGCTCAGAATTCAGAAATCAGGGGAgacggagtaaaaaaaaaaactaacgtgCGATGAGATATCCCATTTTGAATTAAACCTCCCAAATTACAGCTCTTGTTATTTTGGTACagcttttattgaaatttcaaaGTCCAGATTTCAATGGAAGACGGAACGTCGacttgtacttctgttgatggAACAGAAGATTTTGGCGATAACCCCACCCGAGATTCGTTGACAGAAGGAATTTTGAACTTACTGAAACCTACCGTCGATTGCCTTGAAAACTCCATTAAAAACACCaggtaattaattaattacacAAAATTGTACAACAAGATGACAAAGTGCATGTTCTTATGgtttacattttttccaaattaagGCAAAGTCAGGCTGAGCTTCGTTCTCAGATAGAAAATTTGTCTGCAGAGCTTACTGTGATATCACAAAATCAGCAATCTCCTATTGACTTGGAATCATACATTAAAAAACTGTTGGATGCAAGGAAGAGAATAACAATTGTCAACAGCATCCTTCAAAATGCTCAGGTAAGATTCCAAGTCATTAGGCCAATCATATAATAAAGAAAGTttcaaacacaaatttttttttattttaggatCGCCTGAACAAAATTCATCAACTTTCAGCTAAAGAGATTGTAAAGAGTCAATCAGTGGAAAATCCCCCCCATGATGGATAAAATAGAGACACCAGACCTTTCACACTTAAACAGCACTGATTATGAGAATGTCTATGAACCGGCTGAAGATTCCTTTCTGATGCTTGATGCACTTGAATCTGAAATTCCCTTCATCA is a genomic window of Daphnia pulicaria isolate SC F1-1A chromosome 2, SC_F0-13Bv2, whole genome shotgun sequence containing:
- the LOC124326056 gene encoding sodium/potassium-transporting ATPase subunit alpha-B-like, whose amino-acid sequence is MCIQLEVEFKMTPFRKGKTNLNELKREIEVDEHRIPVQDLYRRMKCDPLKGLTTAQAKYNYKRDGPNALTPPKTTPEWVKFCNQLFGGFSMLLWIGAILCYVAYTIEVAKNPETLSDNLYLGIVLTVVVVVTGVFSYLQERKSNKIMESFKNFVPQFALVVRNGQRITIKAEQLTVGDLVEVRAGNRIPADIRILGAHQFKVDNSSLTGESEPQSRGPEYTSDNPLETKNLAFFSTNAVYGTARGIVISIGDNTVMGRIAGLASTVETGRTPIAREIEHFIHIITGVAVFLGVSFFIIALFLGYNWLEAVMFLIGIIVANVPEGLLATVTVCLTLTAKRMAMKNCLVKNLEAIETLGSTSTICSDKTGTLTQNRMMVSHMWFDNKIIESDTTENQSLGIQYDKSSPGWKALCRIACLCSRAEFASGQQGVPVMQRNVNGDASEAALLKCVQFATGEAMSIRARNAKVCEIPFNSMNKYQVSIHQNENKKDGRYFLGMKGAPERILDLCSTIYINGQERPMNNKMKEAFNLAYMELGGLGERVLGFCDFHLPLDKYPKGYKFDADEVNFPISGLRFVGLISMIDPPRAAVPDAVAKCRSAGIKVIMVTGDHPITAKAIARSVGIISQDNETVEDIAARLNLPVNMVDARDATAAVIGGSELRNMSSDELDFVLRHYPEIVFARTSPQQKLIIVEGCQRAGAIVAVTGDGVNDSPALKKADIGVAMGIAGSDVSKQAADMILLDDNFASIVTGVEEGRLIFDNLKKSIAYTLTSNIPEISPFLVFILAEIPLPLGTVAILCIDLGTDMVPAISLAYEKAESDIMKRRPRNPQTDKLVNDRLISMAYGQIGMMQASAGFFTYFVIMAENGFWPKYLFGLRKQWDSKAINDLPDSYGQEWTYDSRKQLEYTCHTAFFISIVVVQWADLIICKTRLNSLFKQGMRNQALTFGLLFETGVACLLSYTPGMDQGLRMYPLKLNWWVPAMPFSILIFVYDELRKLIIRHHPGGWLDQETYY
- the LOC124326058 gene encoding sodium/potassium-transporting ATPase subunit alpha-B-like; the protein is MAPAKKGTKDLELLKRELELDEHRIPLEDLYRRMKCDPVKGLTSAQAKSNYERDGPNALTPPKTTPEWVKFCNQLFGGFSMLLWIGAVLCYIAYTIEFSKNPDILGDNLYLGIVLTTVVVVTGVFSYLQERKSSKIMESFKNLVPQFALVIRDGQKVTMKAEQLTVGDLVEVKFGDRIPADIRVLEGHQFKVDNSSLTGESEPQSRSPEFTNDNPLETKNLAFFSTNAVEGTARGIVVNIGDNTVMGRIAGLASGLETGKTPIAREIEHFIHIITGVAVFLGVSFFIIALVLGYNWLEAVIFLIGIIVANVPEGLLATVTVCLTLTAKRMAKKNCLVKNLEAVETLGSTSTICSDKTGTLTQNRMTVSHMWFDNKIIEADTTENQSGAQYDKTSSGWKALSRVACLCSRAEFASGQQGVSVMQRDVNGDASEAALLKCVQLATGEAMAIRARNAKVCEIPFNSMNKYQVSIHENEDKKDGRYFLAMKGAPERILDLCTTIYINGQDRPMDNEMKEAFNSAYMDLGGLGERVLGFCDLHLPLDQFSKGYHFDVDEVNFPISGLRFVGLISMIDPPRAAVPDAVAKCRSAGIKVIMVTGDHPITAKAIARSVGIISHDSETAEELAVRLNVPLNKVNYRDATAAVITGSDLRDMSADELDKVLCHHSEIVFARTSPQQKLIIVEGCQRAGAIVAVTGDGVNDSPALKKADIGVAMGIAGSDVSKQAADMILLDDNFASIVTGVEEGRLIFDNLKKSIAYTLTSNIPEISPFLIFILADIPLPLGTVTILCIDLGTDMVPAISLAYEKAEADIMKRRPRNPKTDKLVNDRLISMAYGQVGMMQASAGFFTYFVIMAENGFWPKYLFGIRRQWDSKAINDLPDSYGQEWTYDNRKQLEYTCHTAFFVAIVVVQWADLIICKTRRNSLFQQGMRNHVLTFGLFFETAVACLLSYTPGMDKGLRMYPLKLNWWVPAMPFSVLIFVYDEIRKLILRHHPGGWLEKETYY
- the LOC124326517 gene encoding SNARE-associated protein Snapin-like isoform X2, whose amino-acid sequence is MEDGTSTCTSVDGTEDFGDNPTRDSLTEGILNLLKPTVDCLENSIKNTRQSQAELRSQIENLSAELTVISQNQQSPIDLESYIKKLLDARKRITIVNSILQNAQDRLNKIHQLSAKEIVKSQSVENPPHDG